From the genome of Mycobacterium kansasii ATCC 12478:
TCGTCGAACGCTATCGGCAGATATAGCCACCACATCCCCTCGAACGGCGGATCGGCGGGCCGGCCGGCCGGCTCGGGCTCACCGATCGGCCGGATGCCCCAGGACCGGTCGCGGCTGCCGATCCAGCCGGCGGGGTCCACCGCGACCTCTTCGCCGTCGATTGCCATCCGGCCGCTCCAGCTGCCCAGCTGGGCGAATCGTTGTGCATTCAGCGTCACCCGGTTGCCGGATCGCAGTATGTGCGGCTGTTCCCGGACGATGTCGAACAACCCCTCCCAGGTGAGATCGGCTGCGATGCCTTCGGTTTCGTCGAGAACCAGACGCAGCTTGCGCAGCGGCTCGATGACCTCGATGCGATAGCCGTTGACGTGCTGGCGCAGCCGGTTCTGGTCGATAGCGTCGGAAAGATGTACCGCCGTCTGGGTATCCCCGCGCCTGATCAGCAGGAATGCGTCCTTCACTCCCAGGTTGGGGTAGTAGCCGATACCGCTGATCACAAAGATGTTTCCGGTGCGGTCGTGGGCGTTGAAGTAGGACCGGTCATAGAAGTTGCGGTCGGAGGAACCCGGCCAGGCGATCGGCTGGGGAAGTTGGTGCACCGGAAACTCGTCGAGTGGCCCGATCATCAGTCGTCCTCTCCGATAAGGCGCCTCATCAAAACGGCGTGGTAGAACAACGATTCGACGTTGTCAGGTCTGTCGATCTCCCCGAAGTGAATGCGGCGCGCGCCGGTACGCAGGAACACGCATGCCCACATCACACCCGAATACACGTAAAACCAATGCAGGTCGCCAAGTTCGGCGCCGGTAAGGCCCTCATAGGTGGCCCGGACGTCACCTTCGCGCATCACTTCGGGCAGCCCCGGCAGCGTCGCCAGCGCGGCCAGCTCTTGAAAGACCAGGTGCGCGTAGATCATCCACGCGACATCGAGTTCGCGAGGACCCAGCGTGACCATTTCCCAGTCCAGCACCGCCACCGGCCGGAAGTCGCGGTACATGACGTTGCCCACCCGGGCGTCCCCCCACAGCAGCACCGGTTGGCGCGCAGCCGCTTCGTGCGGCCAGTTGGCGTCGAGCCAATCGAACGTCCGCTCCAGCAACGGAGATCGGCCGATGTCGGGTACCGCGAAGTCGTACCAGGCGCGAACCCAGTTGAAATGCCGGCGCAGCGCGGTATCACCGGGGAAATCCTCCTTGGCCAGAAATCCGAATATGTTCTCGGCGTCGGGGATCGAATGCAGTGTGGCCAGCACCGCCACCGTGGCGTCCTGTAGTTCGCGCTGACGCTCGGCCGCAGCGTCGGCGAACCAGTTGTTGCCGAAGGTGTAGGGCATCACGTCGGGCGGCACCACGCCGTCGACGTAATCCATGAGGAAGAACGGAGTTCCGAGCACGTTCCCGGTGGGCTCGATCCAGCGCACTTTGGGCACCGGGACATCGGTCAGTTCGCCAACTCGCCGTATCACCTCGAATTGGTGGTCGAGTCGATAGGTGGGGAACACCGGCACATCGGTGGCGGCGGGCGCCACCCGGACCACCAGTTTCTGCTCGATGGGCTGGCCGTCCTGCTGCCAGCACGCGGTCAGAATGATGGTTTCCGACGACATGCCGGTGGAGTCGACGCCGCTTTCCACGCTCACCTCGGGTGCGGCGCCACCGGGCAACACGGTCGCCAGCCATCGCGACATCACCTCCGGCAGGGTGGTGACGTCACGACTCGATCGCTGCAGGCGGTCGATGTCCCCGATCGCCGGTTCGTTGGCCACAGCTCTTCCTTCCCGCGATAATTACGATACGGTAGGTAGCGTTATGAAAGCAGACCCGTCCTCCCTTGACAAGGCTCCGGGCGCCGGCCGGCCCCGCGACCCGCGCATCGATTCGGCGATCTTGGCGGCGACAGCGGAATTGCTTGTGCAGATCGGCTATTCGAACCTGAGCCTGGCTGCGGTCGCCGAACGGGCCGGGACCACGAAATCAGCGTTGTACCGGCGCTGGTCGAGTAAGGCCGAACTGGTCCACGAGGCAGCATTCCCGGCGGCCCCCACGGCATTGGAGGCTCCGGCCGGCGATATCGCCGCCGACGTCGCGATGATGCTCGCCGCCACCCGCGACGTGTTCACCACCCCGGTGGTACGGGCCGCGTTGCCCGGCCTGGTGGCCGATATGACCGCCGATGCAGAGCTCAACGCCCGGGTGATGTCACGCTTCACCGACCTGTTCGTCGCCGTGCGGGCGCGGTTGCGGGAGGCTGTCGATCGCGGTGAGGCGCATCCCGACGTCGACCCGGACCGGTTGATCGAACTGATCGGGGGAGCCACCATGCTGCGGATGCTGCTGCGCCCGGACGAAAAGCTCGACGACACCTGGGTGGATCAGACCGCCGCGATCCTGGTGCACGGGGTGACCCGGTGACGCGGCGGCTGGCCGGCCGCAGCGCGCTCGTCACCGGCGCCAGCCGCGGATTGGGCCGTGCCATCGCGTTGGCGTTGGCGGCCGAGGGCGCGGCGGTGGCCGTCGCCGGGCGCACCGAGCAGGTGTGGGACGACCGGCTGCCGGGGACCATCGGTGAAACCGTGGCCGATATCGAGGCGGCCGGCGGGCGTGCGATCGCGGTGCGGGCCGACCTGACCGAGCACGACGACGTCGCCCGGCTGGTGACCCAAGCGCGAGATGCGTTGGGGCCGATCACGATCCTGGTCAACAATGCGGCGTTCACCGCGCCCGGCCGCCCGCCGGTACCGGGCGCGCAGCCCCACGCCAAGCCGCCCAGGCCGACCGACGGCAAACCCGGCTGGCCCGGTTTCCTCAGTATCCCGTTGGCGGCCTATCGCCGCCACTTCGAGATTTCGGTGTTCGCTGCCTACGAGTTGATGCAACTCGCCTGTCCCGACATGATCGCGGCGGGCCGCGGCTGGGTCGTCAACATAACCTCGGTGGCCTCCCGGTTACCTGGCGACGGGCCCTATCCGGATCGCAGTGGCGGGGTCCTGCCCGGATACGGCGGAGCCAAGGCGGCGCTCGAGCATCTCACCCAATGCGCAGCCTTCGATCTCGCCGGCCATAACATCGCGGTCAACGCGCTGGCGCCGTCGAAACCCATCCTCACTCCGGGGCTGGCCTACTATGCCCGGGAATTCGCCGACACCGCCCCGTCCGATGAATTTGCCAGGGCAGCAGTGGAATTGGCACTCGTCGATGCGGCGGTGGTAACCGGTCGCACGATCGGCCACCGCGAGGTTCTCGACGGCAGCTTCCGGGCGTTCCGGCGGGAATCCGGCGAGAATAGCCGGGAGCAGTAACTTCGGCCGCTTGTGGCGACACGGGTCTTTGACGTGCCAGTATGAAGAAATCCCAGGCCGCAGCGGCGGCAGGCAGGTGTGCCAGATGCCCGGTGTCGACAAGCCGACAGGACGCGTTGTCGGCCTGATCCTGCTGTTGATCCTGGTCGCTGCTGCCCTGCGTGGCTATCTGCCGGTTGCCGACGGCGGCTCCCACTCGGAGCCGGGTAGCGGCCGGGCGGCGCTGACGTTCGTGATCGTCGCCCTGAGCGCGAGTGTCGCGCTGATGGCGTTCGCGATGATCGCGCGATTGCGTGATCCACGCGTGGAGGCGCCCAGTGCGGGGAACCTGTCCGAGATGCTCGGCGGCGGCAAGGGACGGCCGAGTTGGCGGGTGCTGCTCATCGGGCTGGGCGTGATCGTGGCCTGGCTGCTGGTCGCGACGCTGCTCGCTCGCCTGGTCGTGCCGCAGGAAGTGGCTTCCTCGCTGCCCTCGGCGGATCAGAGCGCGCCACCGCCGGCGCCCCGCCCCGCGGCGCCGCCGAGGCAGCACCCGCCGGACAATCCCGGACACACCCTGGAGATCCTGCTCGCGTACACGGTTCCGCTGTTGATCATGATCGTCGTGGCGGCAGCCGTCATGGCTCGGCGGCGTTGGCGCGCCGCACCCCCGGCGCGCGTTGCCGCCGACGACGTCGAGTTCCCGGGGCCGGCCGAGGGGGCGGAATTGCTGGCTCGGGCGGCTGAAGTGGGATTGGCCGAGATGACCGATCTCGATCGCGAGCCGCGGGAGGCGATCATCGCCTGCTACGCGGCCATGGAGCGGGAACTCGCCAACGTCCCCGGTGCCGTTCCCCAGGACTTCGACACCCCCACCGAGGTGCTGGCCCGCGCCGTTGCGCACGGTGTCCTGCGTCCTGACAACGCCGGACAGCTGGTCAACCTGTTCGCCGAGGCTCGGTTCAGTCCGCACGTGATGAACGAGGGGCACCGGGAACTCGCGGTCCGGGTCCTTCGGCTGGTGCTCGACGAACTGGCACCCCGCATCCAGCGAGCTGGCTTGTGAAAAAGCTTGTCGTCCTGGGTGTTTGCCTCGTCGTCGGAGTCGAGCTGCTGGGGTTGGTCGTGCAGGATCGCCGGTTCGTGCTCGCGGCTTCCGGTGTGGCGGTGGGCCTGGTGCTGCTCAATGTCCGCCGTGTCCTCGGCCGCGGATCATCGCCGGCCGCCGAGCCGGACCACGACGATCTCGGCGACGGATTGCGCCGCTGGCTGTCGAACACCGAGACCACGATCCGGTGGTCGGAATCCACCCGGGCGGACTGGGACCGGCACTTGCGTCCGATGCTTGCGCGCCGATATGAAATCGCGACGGGTCAACGGCTGGCCAAAGACCCGGCCGCGTTTCATGCCACCGGCCAGATGCTGTTCGGCGCCGAGTTGTGGGAATGGGTCAACCCCAACAACGTCGTGCGCTCCGGTGCGCATCAGCCCGGTCCCGGTCGCGAGGCGCTCGAGGCGATACTGGAAAAATTCGAGCTCGTATGACGCTGGTGGACGGATGTGACTCGATCATGACCCGATCATGAATATGCCGGTCGCGACGACGACGGCCCGCTGCGAGGCGGTGCTCGACGAAATCGAACGCATCGTGGTGGGTAAACGCGCCGCGCTCACGCTGATCCTCACCGCCGTCCTTGCGCGCGGCCACGTGCTCATCGAGGATCTGCCCGGTCTGGGCAAGACGCTGATCGCACGGTCCTTCGCCGCCGCGTTGGGGCTGGAATTCAAGCGGGTGCAGTTCACGCCCGACTTGCTGCCGGCCGACCTGCTCGGCTCGACGATCTACGACATGCAGTCGGGCCGCTTCGAGTTTCGCCCCGGTCCGATTTTCACCAACCTGCTGATGGCCGACGAGATCAACCGCACGCCGCCGAAAACCCAGGCGGCGTTGCTCGAGGCGATGGCCGAGGGCCAGGTCAGCATCGACGGCAAGACACACAAGCTGCCTACGCCGTTCATCGTGCTGGCCACCGACAACCCGATCGAGTACGAGGGCACCTACCCGCTGCCCGAGGCACAGCTGGATCGGTTCGCGATTCGGCTGGAGCTGCGCTACCTCTCCGAGCGGGACGAGACCGCGATGCTACGCCGTCGTCTCGACCGCGGGTCGGCCGAACCGACGGTGAACCAGGTCGTCGACCTGCACGACCTGCTGGCGATGCGGGAATCGGTCGAGCAGGTGACCGTCCACGAGGACGTCCTGCACTACGTGGTGTCGCTGGCCACCGCGACCCGGCATCATCCACAGGTCGCCGTCGGCGCCAGCCCGCGAGCCGAACTCGACCTGGTCCAGCTCGCGCGTGCCCGTGCCCTGCTGCTCGGCCGCGACTATGTGATCCCCGAAGACGTCAAGGCGCTGGCCACCGCGTCGATCGCGCACCGGATCACGTTGCGTCCAGAGATGTGGGTGCGAAAGGTACAGGGCGCCGACGTCGTCGGAGAACTGTTGCGGCGCTTGCCTGTTCCGCGAACCAATGGGACGAATGATCCAGCCGCGTGAAGTCGAGTTGCGCTGGCGCGCCTCACCGTTGACGCTGGCGATCGCTACCGGTGCGGCAGCGGCGCTGGCGGCTGCCGTCATCGGCGGTCGCTGGCAGCTGATCGCGTTCGCGGCGCCGCTGCTCGGCGTGCTGTGCTCTATCTACTGGCAGCGACCGGTCCCGGCGGTCCAGGTGCACGGCGAGCCGGATTCGCAGCGCTGCTTCGAGAATGAGCAGGCACACGTCAAGGTTTGGGCCACAACGGATTCCACCGCTCAATCCGGGTCGGAGCGGATCGAGGTGACGGTCTCGGCGCCTACCGGCATGCAGCTCGATGTTGTCGAATCGGATTGCCGCCCAGCCACAACGGTTGCCGCGTCGGCTCCGCGATGGGGGCGCTATCCCATCCGGGCCCGGGTCGACGTGGTCGCGCGCGGCGGTTTACTGACCGGGACGGGAACCGTCGACGCAGCCGAAGTCGTGGTCTTTCCGCTGACACCGCCGCAGCCCACGGCGATCCCGCAGACCGAATTGCTTGACCGTCTGGGTGCCCACCTCACCCGGCACATCGGCCCGGGCGTGGAATACGCAGACATTCGCCCCTACGTGCCGGGCGACCAGCTGCGCGCCGTCAATTGGGCGGTAAGCGCGCGGCGTGGCCGATTGCACGTGACGCAGCGGTTGACCGACCGCGCCGCCGACGTGGTCGTGCTCATCGACACGTATCGGCAGCCGCCGGGCCCGGCGACCGAGGCCACCGAGCGAATCGCGCGGGGCGCTGCTCAGGTGGTACAGACCGCCCTGCGCAACGGTGACCGCGCCGGGATCGTCGCGCTGGGAGGCAACCGCCCCCGGTGGCTGGGCGCCGACATCGGCCAGCGCCAGTTCTACCGAGTGCTCGATACCGTGCTGGGCACCGGCGACGGCTTCGAAAGGACTACCGGGACATTGGCGCCGCGTGCTGCCGTTCCGGCCGGGGCGATTGTCATCGCGTTCTCCACCTTGCTCGACACCGAATTCGCGCTGGCACTCATCGACTTGCGTAAACGCGGCCACGTGGTGGTTGCCGTCGACGTTCTCGACGGGTCTCCGTTCGAGGGCGAGCAGGATCCGCTGGTGGTTCGGCTGTGGGCGCTGCAGCGCTCCGCGATGTATCGAGACATGGCCACCGTCGGTGTCGACGTGCTGTCGTGGCAAGGGGATCGTCCGTTGGAGCAGTCGATGAGCACCTTGCCGGATCGCCGTCGTCGGGGGCGCGGACAGCTGGCGGGGAGGCACTGACATGGGCGTTTCTGCCGGTCGGGTCGGGCAGATCAGTCGGGTCGGGTCCTCGTTGTTCGGCCTGCTGATGGTGGCCTCCGCCGTCGCCGGGTCGCACGGGCCGGCCGTCGCCGCCGGGATTGCGGCCGCTGTTGCCGTGGCGGCGGGGATCGCGTTTCGGCCGGCGGCAACGATTGCTGTGCTGCTGTCGGTGTCGGTGCTGCTGATGTCGGACCCGTCGCAGGGGCTTGCCGCACTGTCGGGGTTGTGCGCAGCCGCCTACCTGGTGTGCCGGCACGCCGTCGGCACAGCCATCGGCCTCGTGGCGGGAAGTTTGCCGACGATCGTCTCCGCCGCGGGATTCGCCGTTGCCGGATTGGTCGCGACGTCATTCCCGTTGCAGGTGCCGTGGTTGCCGTTGGTGGCACCGGTGGCGGTAGTGGCGATCTACGTGCTGGCCGCCCGCCCGTTCATCGGCTGAGTGGGAACCCGGTCGATGTTGCTGTTAGCAATAATGTTCAACGAGTTTGACGGAACTCCCACATTCATGCGGCGATTTTCCTAAAGTCTGCGATAACCGGTGTAGTGCTGTGCACGGTCGCCCGAAGCTCGGGCGTGCCGTTGCGCAGCCCGGGGAGGAATGCGGTGTGGCGACCGGACGAAAGGACTAGCTGATGAACTTCTTTGTCTTGCCCCCAGAGATCAATTCGCTGCGCATGTTTACCGGTGCGGGGTCGGCGCCGATGCTGCAGGCGGCGGCAGCCTGGGATGGGTTGGCTGAGGAGTTGGGCACGGCGGCGCAGTCGTTCACGTCGGTGACCTCGGGGCTGACCGGCCAGGCGTGGCAGGGCGCCGCCGCAGCGGCCATGTCCGCCGCAGCGGCACCATACGCGGGATTCTTGGAGGCGGCGTCGGCACGGGCGGTGGGAGCGTCGGCGTCTGCAAAGGCGGTGGCGAGTGCGTTCGAGGCAGCGCGCTCGGCCATGGTTCATCCGCTCGAGGTGGCCGCGAACCGGAATGCCTTCGTGAAGCTGGTTCTTTCCAATGTGTTTGGTCAGAATGCACCGTTGATCGCGGCCGCTGAGGGCATTTACGAGGAGATGTGGGCCGCGGATGTGTCCGCGATGGTCGGGTATCACGGTGGGGCGGCGACGGCAGCATCGGCGTTGCAGTCGTGGCAACAGGCGTTGTCAGGGTTGCCCGGCCTGGGTCAGGCGGCGGCTTCGGCCGTCGGTGCGGCGGCCGCGTCACCGGCCGCGGCACCTTTCGGGATTGTGTTGTCCAACACGGGTCTTGGCAACACCGGCGACTGGAACGTCGGTGGCGGCAATATGGGCTCGTTCAACCTGGGCAACGGGAACTTCGGCAGCCTCAACCTGGGTGGCGGAAACATCGGCAACCTCAACTCGGGCAGTGGCAACTTCGGTTTTGCCAACTTCGGCAGCGGAAACACCGGCAACACCAACTTCGGCTGGGGCAACCGGGCGGGCAATCTCAACTTCGGCAGCGGAAACTTCTTCGGTAACGGGAACTTCGGCTTCGGGAATTCCTTCAGCAGCGGAAACCTGGGCAGTGGCAACACCTTTAACCCGTTCGATTTCAGTAGCGGCAACAACTTCGGGGATGCGAACCAGGGCGCATTCAACATAGGTAGCGCCAACATCGGCTCCTCCAACATCGGCTTCGCGAACATCGGCGACAACAACTTCGGTTTCGGTAATAACGGCAACAACAACATCGGTTTCGGGCTCACTGGTGACAACCAGGTCGGCTTCGGCGCGTTCAACACCGGTACCAACAACATGGGCTTCGGGAACTCGGGCAACAACAACATCGGTTTCTTCAACTCCGGTGAGGGGAATTTCGGCTTCTTCAACTCGGGGACCGGCAACTTCGGCTTCGCCAACTCGGGCGACACCAACTCGGGCTTCTGGAACTCCGGCAACACCAACACCGGCTTCGGCAATGGTGGCTCCGTCAACTTTGGTGTCGGCAACGGAGGCTTCACCAACATGGGCTTCGGAAATTCGGGCGATGCCAACCTGGGCCTGGGGAACGCGGGCATCGACAATGCCGGCGGATTCAGTTCGGGCAACCTGAATACCGGCTTCTACAACGCGGGCGACTCGAACACGGGCTTCGGCAACTTCGGTGATGTCAATACGGGCCTGTTCAACTCCGGCGACTTCAACACGGCGATTGGCAGCGCGGCCACCCCGGCGGGTGCGACCTCGTCGGGCTTCGGTAACACCGGTACCAACGTGTCAGGCTTCTTCAACAACGGCAACGACACCTCCGGCTTCCAGAACCACGGCGACTTTAGCTCTGGCTTCCAGAACATGGGTGACGGCCAGACCGGATTGTTCAACTCGGGCAATGACAACACCGGAATCGGTAACTCAGGCAGCTTCGTTTACGGCATCGGAAACACGGCGATGACCGGCTTCAGCTCGGGCCTCTTCCATTCGGGCGTTGGCAGCTCCGGTGTCGGCAACTC
Proteins encoded in this window:
- a CDS encoding DUF58 domain-containing protein, which translates into the protein MIQPREVELRWRASPLTLAIATGAAAALAAAVIGGRWQLIAFAAPLLGVLCSIYWQRPVPAVQVHGEPDSQRCFENEQAHVKVWATTDSTAQSGSERIEVTVSAPTGMQLDVVESDCRPATTVAASAPRWGRYPIRARVDVVARGGLLTGTGTVDAAEVVVFPLTPPQPTAIPQTELLDRLGAHLTRHIGPGVEYADIRPYVPGDQLRAVNWAVSARRGRLHVTQRLTDRAADVVVLIDTYRQPPGPATEATERIARGAAQVVQTALRNGDRAGIVALGGNRPRWLGADIGQRQFYRVLDTVLGTGDGFERTTGTLAPRAAVPAGAIVIAFSTLLDTEFALALIDLRKRGHVVVAVDVLDGSPFEGEQDPLVVRLWALQRSAMYRDMATVGVDVLSWQGDRPLEQSMSTLPDRRRRGRGQLAGRH
- a CDS encoding DUF4129 domain-containing protein, which codes for MPGVDKPTGRVVGLILLLILVAAALRGYLPVADGGSHSEPGSGRAALTFVIVALSASVALMAFAMIARLRDPRVEAPSAGNLSEMLGGGKGRPSWRVLLIGLGVIVAWLLVATLLARLVVPQEVASSLPSADQSAPPPAPRPAAPPRQHPPDNPGHTLEILLAYTVPLLIMIVVAAAVMARRRWRAAPPARVAADDVEFPGPAEGAELLARAAEVGLAEMTDLDREPREAIIACYAAMERELANVPGAVPQDFDTPTEVLARAVAHGVLRPDNAGQLVNLFAEARFSPHVMNEGHRELAVRVLRLVLDELAPRIQRAGL
- a CDS encoding SDR family NAD(P)-dependent oxidoreductase, which codes for MTRRLAGRSALVTGASRGLGRAIALALAAEGAAVAVAGRTEQVWDDRLPGTIGETVADIEAAGGRAIAVRADLTEHDDVARLVTQARDALGPITILVNNAAFTAPGRPPVPGAQPHAKPPRPTDGKPGWPGFLSIPLAAYRRHFEISVFAAYELMQLACPDMIAAGRGWVVNITSVASRLPGDGPYPDRSGGVLPGYGGAKAALEHLTQCAAFDLAGHNIAVNALAPSKPILTPGLAYYAREFADTAPSDEFARAAVELALVDAAVVTGRTIGHREVLDGSFRAFRRESGENSREQ
- a CDS encoding AAA family ATPase; protein product: MNMPVATTTARCEAVLDEIERIVVGKRAALTLILTAVLARGHVLIEDLPGLGKTLIARSFAAALGLEFKRVQFTPDLLPADLLGSTIYDMQSGRFEFRPGPIFTNLLMADEINRTPPKTQAALLEAMAEGQVSIDGKTHKLPTPFIVLATDNPIEYEGTYPLPEAQLDRFAIRLELRYLSERDETAMLRRRLDRGSAEPTVNQVVDLHDLLAMRESVEQVTVHEDVLHYVVSLATATRHHPQVAVGASPRAELDLVQLARARALLLGRDYVIPEDVKALATASIAHRITLRPEMWVRKVQGADVVGELLRRLPVPRTNGTNDPAA
- a CDS encoding TetR/AcrR family transcriptional regulator — its product is MKADPSSLDKAPGAGRPRDPRIDSAILAATAELLVQIGYSNLSLAAVAERAGTTKSALYRRWSSKAELVHEAAFPAAPTALEAPAGDIAADVAMMLAATRDVFTTPVVRAALPGLVADMTADAELNARVMSRFTDLFVAVRARLREAVDRGEAHPDVDPDRLIELIGGATMLRMLLRPDEKLDDTWVDQTAAILVHGVTR
- a CDS encoding PPE family protein; the protein is MNFFVLPPEINSLRMFTGAGSAPMLQAAAAWDGLAEELGTAAQSFTSVTSGLTGQAWQGAAAAAMSAAAAPYAGFLEAASARAVGASASAKAVASAFEAARSAMVHPLEVAANRNAFVKLVLSNVFGQNAPLIAAAEGIYEEMWAADVSAMVGYHGGAATAASALQSWQQALSGLPGLGQAAASAVGAAAASPAAAPFGIVLSNTGLGNTGDWNVGGGNMGSFNLGNGNFGSLNLGGGNIGNLNSGSGNFGFANFGSGNTGNTNFGWGNRAGNLNFGSGNFFGNGNFGFGNSFSSGNLGSGNTFNPFDFSSGNNFGDANQGAFNIGSANIGSSNIGFANIGDNNFGFGNNGNNNIGFGLTGDNQVGFGAFNTGTNNMGFGNSGNNNIGFFNSGEGNFGFFNSGTGNFGFANSGDTNSGFWNSGNTNTGFGNGGSVNFGVGNGGFTNMGFGNSGDANLGLGNAGIDNAGGFSSGNLNTGFYNAGDSNTGFGNFGDVNTGLFNSGDFNTAIGSAATPAGATSSGFGNTGTNVSGFFNNGNDTSGFQNHGDFSSGFQNMGDGQTGLFNSGNDNTGIGNSGSFVYGIGNTAMTGFSSGLFHSGVGSSGVGNSGDGSAGLFNQGDNQAGILGQP
- a CDS encoding phosphotransferase family protein, coding for MANEPAIGDIDRLQRSSRDVTTLPEVMSRWLATVLPGGAAPEVSVESGVDSTGMSSETIILTACWQQDGQPIEQKLVVRVAPAATDVPVFPTYRLDHQFEVIRRVGELTDVPVPKVRWIEPTGNVLGTPFFLMDYVDGVVPPDVMPYTFGNNWFADAAAERQRELQDATVAVLATLHSIPDAENIFGFLAKEDFPGDTALRRHFNWVRAWYDFAVPDIGRSPLLERTFDWLDANWPHEAAARQPVLLWGDARVGNVMYRDFRPVAVLDWEMVTLGPRELDVAWMIYAHLVFQELAALATLPGLPEVMREGDVRATYEGLTGAELGDLHWFYVYSGVMWACVFLRTGARRIHFGEIDRPDNVESLFYHAVLMRRLIGEDD